The following are encoded in a window of Heteronotia binoei isolate CCM8104 ecotype False Entrance Well chromosome 9, APGP_CSIRO_Hbin_v1, whole genome shotgun sequence genomic DNA:
- the SPARCL1 gene encoding SPARC-like protein 1 — protein sequence MKTVIFLLYFAGSAVAIPSYSLMYKLGIRGLKNADKSNFRFLQDNYQPTAVPRVQHTEKTWTEKLNKTSKSWDGMQLPKPAANFSEGRLEPNHSQLQVHNTSLGDLKAKNADAEEPGNHQEDPVKVLRDDDLQEVLEEVNSVTSSKVNSRDRSKNRSRGSNNILIQHSGPPAASNNMETDTGDDASLLHSNQGHYQVKRRDIVDYYQDNQEDPGMELHKGWEEDGWKYNKNAIEMFARSKVTEQIVMEEEAEDVEEEQEGEEAEAWGGINYRGRRQTAQFNIPEDLHSSDHKDNQYGDTPRHSSQPLYVATGQDKDDEQTEGNDHSTPAELPKGGQLNNSRTMDENNPDAEWLRVGDEHSFQNSNQNSSDHKDQATRGRPQGAAGLMAIGAGSQIQKQGKSKNDFRMGNEEHDDSFRRRQEAMYQEGERIQSNGQGSINQEEQPGEEIKRGGNIAPSGTVDPKTNIKGLISTEPDYNKDDELVGSDNKEHNTSRSLKLKTDESENSTTEVTLSGLRCIGSFFNSIFTCFFLLMLWKIKTTDKPYSDGKSYEESTKASIPDPCRDFYCKTGKVCQADEEGKLSCVCQDPATCPSTRNYVCGTDNKTYEDTCQLFGTKCHLEGTKVGHQLHLDYMGACKYIPPCTDYEVEQFPVRMRDWLKNVLMQFYKQDQKKGGFLTDKQRNKIKKIYLDEKRLPAGDHPTEILLRDFEKNYRTYTYPIHWHFNRLDQHPTDRKLTHSELAPLRASLVPMKHCVTRFFQRCDSDKDKHISLQEWCHCFGIKEEDVDENLLF from the exons TCAAATTTCAGGTTCCTACAAGACAATTACCAGCCAACAGCTGTTCCCCGGGTACAACATACTGAGAAGACATGGACAGAGAAGCTGAACAAGACTTCCAAATCATGGGATGGCATGCAGCTTCCAAAACCAGCTGCCAACTTTTCAGAAGGCCGGTTGGAGCCCAATCATAGCCAACTACAG GTACACAATACTTCCTTGGGAGATCTCAAGGCAAAAAATGCTGATGCTGAAGAGCCTGGAAACCATCAAGAGGACCCAGTCAAGGTACTAAGGGATGATGATCTCCAAGAAGTACTTGAAGAAGTCAATTCTGTAACCAGTTCGAAAGTAAACAGCAGGGATCGCTCAAAAAACAGAAGTCGGGGAAGTAATAATATTTTGATACAGCACAGTGGTCCACCTGCAGCATCCAACAACATGGAAACAGATACTGGAGATGATGCTAGCCTGCTCCACTCTAATCAAGGGCACTATCAGGTTAAGCGAAGAGATATAGTTGACTATTACCAAGACAACCAAGAGGATCCAGGCATGGAGTTGCATAAGGGATGGGAGGAAGATGGGTGGAAATACAACAAAAATGCAATTGAGATGTTTGCAAGAAGTAAAGTGACAGAACAGATTGTGAtggaggaggaagcagaagacGTGGAGGAGGAACAAGAGGGGGAAGAGGCAGAAGCATGGGGTGGGATTAATTACCGAGGCAGAAGACAAACAGCCCAGTTTaacattccagaagatctccacagcAGTGACCACAAGGACAACCAATATGGTGACACTCCAAGACACTCCAGTCAGCCCCTCTATGTAGCCACAGGACAGGATAAGGATGATGAACAAACAGAAGGGAATGATCACAGCACACCGGCAGAACTCCCTAAAGGAGGGCAGTTGAACAATTCAAGAACGATGGATGAAAATAATCCAGATGCTGAATGGCTGAGAGTGGGTGATGAACATAGTTTCCAAAACAGTAACCAGAATTCTAGTGATCACAAGGATCAGGCGACAAGGGGAAGACCCCAAGGAGCTGCTGGTTTGATGGCCATTGGAGCTGGTAGCCAAATTCAAAAGCAGGGTAAGTCAAAAAATGATTTCCGGATGGGCAATGAGGAACACGATGACTCCTTCAGACGTCGGCAAGAAGCAATGTACCAAGAGGGCGAAAGAATACAAAGTAATGGGCAAGGAAGTATTAACCAGGAGGAACAACCAGGAGAAGAGATTAAAAGAGGTGGAAATATTGCCCCAAGTGGGACTGTGGACCCCAAAACCAACATTAAAGGATTGATTTCCACTGAGCCTGATTATAACAAGGATGATGAGTTGGTTGGTTCAGACAACAAAGAGCACAACACATCAAGAAGCCTTAAGCTGAAGACAGATGAATCAGAAAACAGT ACTACTGAAGTGACTTTGAGTGGGCTGAGGTGTATAGGCTCCTTCTTTAATAGTATTTTTACCTGCTTCTTTTTACTTATGCTTTGGAAGATAAAAACTACAGACAAGCCCTACAGTGATGGGAAATCATATGAAGAAAGTACGAAGGCCTCCATTCCAG ATCCTTGCAGAGATTTCTATTGTAAGACTGGGAAAGTCTGCCAGGCAGATGAAGAAGGAAAACTCAGCTGTGTTTGCCAAGATCCTGCGACTTGTCCTTCCACGAGAAATTAT GTTTGTGGTACGGATAATAAGACGTATGAGGACACGTGTCAGCTGTTCGGCACGAAGTGTCATCTCGAAGGGACAAAAGTGGGACATCAGCTGCACCTGGATTACATGGGAGCCTGCAAAT ACATTCCTCCTTGTACTGACTATGAAGTGGAGCAGTTTCCTGTCCGGATGAGAGACTGGCTCAAGAACGTCCTCATGCAGTTTTACAAACAGGATCAGAAGAAAGGTGGATTTCTTACAGACAAGCAGAGAAACAAA ATAAAAAAGATTTACTTGGATGAAAAGCGGCTGCCGGCCGGTGACCATCCCACTGAAATTCTGCTACGTGACTTTGAGAAAAACTACCGCACATACACATATCCCATTCATTGGCACTTTAACCGGCTAGATCAGCATCCCACAGACAG AAAGCTAACACACTCCGAGCTTGCTCCTTTGCGTGCCTCTCTTGTTCCCATGAAGCACTGCGTAACTCGCTTCTTCCAAAGGTGCGACAGTGACAAAGACAAACATATCTCTCTGCAGGAGTGGTGCCACTGCTTTGGAATTAAGGAAG AAGACGTAGATGAGAACCTTCTGTTCTGA